One Yimella lutea DNA window includes the following coding sequences:
- the rsgA gene encoding ribosome small subunit-dependent GTPase A, with protein sequence MGGRYDYDESRIGVRPNRRGTRPRTKDRPAHKDAIIGMVTAVDRGRWTVLVDDHPVTAMRARELHRSPIVPGDRVGLVGDTSGTEGSLARIIRIEERDTFLRRTADDTDPVERVLVANADQLAIVTALADPEPRPRMVDRCLVAAYDAGMEPLLVLTKADLADPDEFMRTYAGLDVSYVVTEVRDDGTITGLDAVHERVHDRMTVLVGHSGVGKSTLVNALVPGTDRAVGHVNAVTGRGRHTSTSAIALPLPEGGWVIDTPGVRSFGLAHVDPASFIDHFPELAAGTEECPRGCTHDNEYCALDAWVAAGHAGDSGPARLESLRRLLRSRLGNPEDE encoded by the coding sequence GTGGGCGGACGCTACGACTACGACGAGTCGCGCATCGGCGTGCGTCCGAACCGGCGCGGTACCCGTCCGCGCACCAAGGACCGCCCGGCGCACAAGGACGCGATCATCGGCATGGTGACCGCCGTCGACCGAGGACGCTGGACCGTGCTGGTCGACGATCACCCGGTCACCGCGATGCGAGCGCGCGAACTGCACCGCAGCCCGATCGTTCCGGGCGACCGCGTGGGACTCGTCGGGGACACGTCCGGCACCGAGGGCTCCCTCGCCCGCATCATCCGGATCGAGGAGCGCGACACGTTCCTTCGCCGCACCGCCGACGACACCGATCCCGTGGAGCGGGTGCTGGTAGCCAACGCCGACCAGCTGGCGATCGTCACCGCCCTGGCCGATCCGGAGCCGCGTCCGCGGATGGTCGACCGATGCCTGGTCGCCGCGTACGACGCCGGCATGGAGCCGCTGCTCGTGCTCACCAAGGCCGACCTCGCCGATCCGGACGAGTTCATGAGAACCTATGCGGGACTAGATGTTTCGTACGTCGTCACCGAGGTCAGGGACGACGGCACCATCACCGGGCTCGACGCCGTCCACGAGCGGGTCCACGATCGGATGACCGTTCTGGTGGGGCACTCCGGAGTCGGCAAATCGACCTTGGTCAATGCCCTCGTGCCCGGGACGGACCGGGCCGTCGGACACGTCAACGCCGTCACCGGACGCGGCCGACACACCTCGACCTCGGCCATCGCACTGCCGCTGCCCGAGGGCGGCTGGGTGATCGACACCCCGGGCGTCAGATCGTTCGGTCTGGCCCACGTCGATCCGGCTTCGTTCATCGACCACTTCCCCGAACTCGCGGCGGGCACCGAGGAATGCCCACGCGGGTGCACGCACGACAACGAGTACTGTGCGCTGGACGCCTGGGTCGCGGCCGGCCACGCCGGCGATTCCGGGCCGGCCCGGTTGGAGTCGCTGCGCCGCTTGCTGCGTTCGCGCCTGGGCAACCCCGAGGACGAGTGA
- the aroA gene encoding 3-phosphoshikimate 1-carboxyvinyltransferase produces MDPHTPTGDWPAPTAPGPLDSTVLVPGSKSLTNRYAVLAALATDASRITRPLVSRDTTLMIDALRSLGTQVIEEEVDDEPSWLIEPLALRGPARIDCGLAGTVMRFLPPVAALADGEVSFDGDPHARNRPMAPVLGALRDLGVELRTEGAEALPFTVVANGSVRGGTVLIDASGSSQFVSALLLAGARFEQGITVVHDGKPLPSLPHIAMTVEVLRDSGVVVDDLDANTWRVEPSEVCPVEVEVEPDLSNAAPFLSAALVAGGSVRVPGWPQFTTQAGDAIRDILDAMGADVSLDRDGLTVSGDGQISAVDLDLHDVGELTPVVAALAALADSPSQLRGIAHLRGHETDRLAALTAELNGLGGKVTETDDGLRIDPAPLHEGVFHTYGDHRMVMAAAVLGLRVPGVVVEDVATVGKTLPTFTRLWGQMLGRRD; encoded by the coding sequence ATGGATCCGCATACTCCCACCGGCGACTGGCCGGCACCGACCGCCCCTGGCCCGCTCGACTCGACCGTGCTGGTGCCCGGTTCGAAGAGCCTGACCAACAGGTACGCAGTGCTCGCGGCACTTGCGACCGACGCCTCGCGGATCACCCGTCCGCTGGTCTCGCGCGACACGACTTTGATGATCGACGCCCTGCGCAGCCTCGGCACGCAGGTGATCGAGGAGGAGGTCGACGACGAACCGAGTTGGCTGATCGAACCACTTGCCCTGCGCGGGCCGGCCCGTATCGACTGCGGTCTCGCCGGCACCGTTATGCGCTTCCTGCCGCCGGTCGCCGCTCTCGCCGACGGCGAGGTCTCCTTCGACGGCGACCCGCACGCGCGTAACCGTCCGATGGCGCCGGTTCTCGGTGCGCTGCGTGACCTTGGGGTCGAACTGCGCACCGAGGGCGCCGAGGCTCTCCCCTTCACCGTCGTCGCAAACGGCTCGGTGCGCGGTGGCACGGTGCTGATCGACGCGTCCGGTTCATCGCAGTTCGTGTCGGCGCTGCTGCTGGCCGGTGCCCGCTTCGAGCAGGGCATCACCGTGGTCCATGACGGCAAACCGTTGCCGTCGTTGCCGCACATCGCGATGACTGTCGAGGTGCTGCGCGATTCCGGTGTGGTGGTCGACGATCTGGACGCGAACACCTGGCGGGTCGAACCGTCCGAGGTCTGCCCGGTCGAGGTCGAGGTGGAGCCCGACCTTTCCAATGCGGCACCGTTCCTGTCCGCGGCACTGGTCGCCGGAGGGTCCGTGCGCGTGCCGGGCTGGCCGCAGTTCACGACGCAGGCGGGCGACGCGATCCGCGACATCCTGGACGCGATGGGCGCCGACGTGAGCTTGGACCGCGACGGTCTCACCGTCAGCGGCGACGGACAGATCTCGGCGGTCGATCTCGACCTGCACGACGTCGGTGAACTGACCCCCGTGGTCGCGGCGCTCGCCGCGCTCGCCGATTCCCCCAGCCAGTTGCGCGGCATCGCACATCTGCGCGGCCACGAGACCGATCGCCTGGCGGCGCTCACCGCCGAACTGAACGGTCTCGGCGGCAAGGTCACCGAGACCGACGACGGCCTGCGCATCGATCCCGCGCCACTGCACGAGGGCGTCTTCCACACCTACGGCGATCACCGCATGGTGATGGCCGCCGCAGTGCTGGGCTTGCGGGTGCCCGGAGTCGTGGTCGAGGACGTCGCGACCGTGGGCAAGACGCTTCCCACCTTCACCCGGCTCTGGGGTCAGATGCTCGGGCGTCGGGACTGA
- the hisN gene encoding histidinol-phosphatase — protein MSYSDDVRIAHVIADAVEPTTMGRFRADDLIVNAKPDLTPVSDADIATEEIIRAQLKRARPRDAVEGEEQGLVGEGPRRWVVDPIDGTKNYVRGLPVWATLIALVEDDEPVVGLVAAPALGRRWWAGKGTGAWTGRNLQSAKQIHVSKVSRIEDASMSYANVRDWDAHGKREAMLQLMDDVWRSRAYGDFWSHVLVAEGAVDIAPEPELATYDMAALVPIVTEAGGRFTGLDGKPGCWSGNAVSSNGLLHDEVLHRLGTSGAPEA, from the coding sequence GTGAGTTACTCCGATGATGTCCGTATCGCCCACGTGATCGCCGATGCGGTCGAGCCGACGACGATGGGCCGGTTCCGGGCCGACGACCTGATCGTCAACGCCAAACCCGACCTGACACCGGTGAGCGACGCCGACATCGCGACGGAGGAGATCATCCGCGCTCAGCTCAAACGGGCCCGCCCGCGCGACGCCGTCGAAGGCGAGGAACAAGGCCTGGTCGGCGAGGGTCCGCGTCGCTGGGTCGTGGATCCGATCGACGGCACCAAGAACTACGTCCGCGGTCTGCCGGTCTGGGCGACCCTCATCGCCCTGGTCGAGGACGACGAGCCGGTGGTCGGCCTCGTCGCCGCCCCCGCACTCGGGCGCCGCTGGTGGGCGGGCAAGGGGACCGGCGCCTGGACCGGACGAAACCTGCAGAGCGCCAAGCAGATTCACGTGTCCAAGGTGTCGCGGATCGAGGACGCCTCGATGTCGTACGCCAACGTGCGCGACTGGGACGCCCACGGCAAGCGCGAAGCGATGCTGCAACTGATGGACGATGTCTGGCGCAGCAGGGCGTACGGCGACTTCTGGTCGCACGTGCTCGTCGCCGAGGGCGCCGTCGACATCGCGCCCGAGCCCGAACTCGCCACCTACGACATGGCTGCGTTGGTGCCGATCGTCACCGAGGCCGGTGGCCGGTTCACCGGCCTCGACGGGAAACCCGGCTGCTGGAGCGGCAACGCGGTCAGCAGCAACGGCCTGCTGCACGACGAGGTGCTGCACCGCTTGGGAACGTCGGGCGCACCCGAGGCGTAG
- a CDS encoding FUSC family protein, with amino-acid sequence MAIGLSTAGSHLSALAEIKSAPGQWKVALRATAMTTVTVLVVWATLGKELALLSIIGSFIGNTAIRRPWRARLHILLWMDAAYLIGCAIAVLIGDNPVLFTLSMTAIAMTAVLGYNALMADPPGPMFLIIGPAIASYLPTIGVGAWQVMAVCALSCLVASVTTLVLHPRAKESAETLAVAKAADAVEDLTEATDKASDDALELARLRDAAYAEVLAASMTLAEASGRNPVGRQWHSLLIELRKLHFEVIDEVAERWLPGAVVEVEAGAQRRYLGAPPVEYMLRWGLSPRSLPWLAARRIGMAIALTCAVSYGLQLHHPFWAVMTTALVMSLGTDRLSLTHRGLHRMLGTLAGIVVFIGVHALHPPLEAAIAICLVLVFLVQWTAVRNYAIAAFFVTPMALLVTTTSNEGQAVGDVVGERIIDTLIGVGVSLLVMWATDRRAPIALVRRQFRRVLRVTADLLELLAAGDQASETGFRVRRDLAYEQLQAARILKIAQEDLPVTLGSWSRVEITVNQLVFTALVACWLRDPTEHLDAAGMATRLRTVIRELPPVSTRLVDADQLCEQLDTVLGIGAPQLPLRTVQADD; translated from the coding sequence GTGGCGATCGGGTTGAGCACCGCCGGCTCCCACCTGTCGGCGCTCGCCGAGATCAAGTCGGCGCCGGGTCAGTGGAAGGTCGCCCTTCGCGCGACCGCGATGACGACGGTGACCGTACTGGTCGTCTGGGCCACGCTGGGCAAGGAACTCGCGCTGCTGTCGATCATCGGGTCCTTCATCGGCAACACCGCGATCCGCCGCCCGTGGCGCGCTCGGCTGCACATCCTGCTCTGGATGGACGCCGCCTACCTGATCGGTTGCGCGATCGCGGTGCTCATCGGCGACAACCCCGTGCTGTTCACGCTGTCGATGACCGCCATCGCCATGACGGCGGTGCTCGGCTACAACGCACTGATGGCCGACCCACCGGGACCGATGTTCCTCATCATCGGTCCCGCGATCGCCTCCTACCTGCCGACGATCGGGGTGGGCGCCTGGCAGGTGATGGCGGTCTGCGCACTCAGTTGCCTGGTCGCGTCCGTCACGACGTTGGTGCTACATCCGCGCGCCAAGGAGTCCGCCGAAACCCTCGCTGTGGCGAAGGCTGCCGATGCGGTCGAAGACCTCACCGAGGCGACGGACAAAGCTTCGGACGACGCCCTCGAACTGGCCCGACTGCGGGACGCCGCCTACGCGGAGGTGCTTGCCGCGAGCATGACGCTCGCCGAAGCGTCCGGACGAAATCCTGTTGGGCGACAGTGGCATTCGTTGCTCATCGAGCTGCGCAAGCTGCACTTCGAGGTCATCGACGAGGTCGCCGAACGGTGGCTGCCGGGAGCGGTCGTCGAGGTCGAGGCGGGTGCTCAGCGCAGGTACCTGGGTGCCCCACCGGTGGAGTACATGCTGCGCTGGGGACTCTCTCCACGGTCGCTGCCGTGGCTGGCCGCCCGCCGCATCGGCATGGCGATCGCGCTCACCTGTGCCGTCTCGTACGGGCTGCAGTTACACCATCCGTTCTGGGCGGTGATGACGACCGCTCTGGTGATGTCACTGGGCACCGACCGCCTGTCCCTCACCCACCGCGGACTGCACAGGATGCTCGGCACACTTGCCGGCATCGTCGTGTTCATCGGCGTCCACGCGCTGCACCCGCCGCTCGAGGCCGCGATCGCGATCTGCCTCGTGCTGGTCTTCCTGGTCCAGTGGACCGCCGTACGCAACTATGCGATCGCCGCCTTCTTCGTGACCCCGATGGCGCTGCTGGTGACCACCACAAGCAACGAGGGGCAGGCGGTGGGTGACGTCGTCGGCGAACGCATCATCGACACACTCATCGGCGTCGGAGTGAGCCTGCTGGTGATGTGGGCGACCGACCGACGGGCGCCGATCGCTTTGGTACGCAGGCAGTTCCGGCGGGTGCTGCGAGTGACCGCTGACCTGTTGGAGCTCCTGGCGGCAGGCGATCAAGCATCCGAGACGGGGTTCCGGGTGCGGCGCGACCTCGCCTACGAGCAACTGCAGGCGGCCCGCATCCTGAAGATCGCCCAGGAGGACCTCCCCGTGACGCTCGGATCCTGGTCCCGGGTCGAGATCACCGTCAATCAGCTGGTCTTCACCGCTCTCGTGGCCTGTTGGCTGCGCGACCCGACCGAGCACCTGGACGCTGCCGGGATGGCCACACGTCTGCGCACCGTGATCCGTGAGTTGCCGCCGGTCAGCACGCGTCTGGTCGACGCCGATCAGTTGTGCGAACAGTTGGACACCGTGCTGGGCATCGGTGCGCCACAGCTCCCGCTCCGCACCGTCCAGGCGGACGACTGA
- a CDS encoding sigma-70 family RNA polymerase sigma factor: protein MTQDRSFSTATVPTDLPDDVADGDDDDRSHEKTAVSGGTVDVSAESPAERLARFERDAMPYLDQLYSAALRTTRNPSDAEDLVQETFAKAYAAFHQYKPGTNLKAWLYRILTNTYINDYRKKQRQPLQSDAAEIEDYQLARAEAHTSKGLKSAEAEALDHLPDSDVKRALQDIPEDFRLAVYFADVEGFSYKEIADIMETPIGTVMSRLHRGRRMLREKLTDYARERGFIKGDDA from the coding sequence ATGACTCAGGATCGATCCTTCAGCACGGCGACCGTGCCAACCGACCTGCCGGACGACGTGGCCGACGGCGACGACGATGACCGCAGCCACGAGAAGACCGCTGTCTCCGGCGGCACCGTCGACGTGTCCGCGGAATCGCCGGCCGAGCGCCTGGCTCGCTTCGAACGCGACGCGATGCCTTACCTCGACCAGCTCTACAGCGCCGCACTGCGCACCACGCGCAACCCCTCCGACGCCGAGGACCTCGTCCAGGAGACCTTCGCGAAGGCGTACGCCGCGTTCCACCAGTACAAGCCGGGAACGAACCTGAAGGCGTGGCTGTACCGCATCCTGACCAACACCTACATCAACGACTACCGCAAGAAGCAGCGGCAGCCGTTGCAGTCCGACGCCGCCGAGATCGAGGACTACCAACTCGCACGTGCCGAGGCGCACACGTCCAAGGGCCTGAAGTCCGCCGAGGCCGAGGCGCTGGACCACCTGCCCGACTCCGATGTGAAGCGCGCGTTGCAGGACATCCCGGAGGACTTCCGGTTGGCCGTCTACTTCGCCGATGTCGAAGGCTTCTCCTACAAGGAGATCGCCGACATCATGGAAACCCCGATCGGCACCGTGATGTCGCGCCTGCACCGCGGACGCCGGATGCTGCGGGAGAAGCTCACCGACTACGCGCGTGAGCGCGGATTCATCAAGGGTGACGACGCATGA
- the rsrA gene encoding mycothiol system anti-sigma-R factor: protein MMFDGAHGCDSYLQHLGEYLDGELTDAECAALKEHLADCPPCLDEYQRDAIMKALVRRSCQCESAPVALRTQIMQRISIQVTTVEVHCID, encoded by the coding sequence ATGATGTTCGACGGGGCCCACGGGTGCGACAGTTACCTGCAGCACCTGGGCGAGTACCTCGACGGTGAACTCACCGACGCGGAGTGCGCCGCGCTCAAGGAGCACCTGGCCGACTGCCCGCCGTGCCTGGACGAGTACCAGCGCGACGCGATCATGAAGGCGCTCGTGCGTCGCTCCTGCCAGTGCGAATCGGCGCCCGTCGCCCTGCGCACGCAGATCATGCAGCGGATCAGCATCCAGGTCACGACGGTGGAGGTCCACTGCATCGACTGA
- a CDS encoding alpha/beta family hydrolase — MSVQTRLQITEIDTPQGVGRAHIERATDARGTVVVSHGAGGGIEAPDLVALRTLVADGWNYVRVEQPWRVAGRKLATPPRTLDVAWATIIAALTAGRGKLPGPLVVGGRSAGARVACRTAVEVGADAVLALSFPLSGAGKSDRGRACEVRGVLDAGLPIAVVQGATDPFGRPDDFHDEFGDALPVFACKGAHGFSKQPDDVVAAVRDWLGTLAR, encoded by the coding sequence ATGTCGGTGCAGACCAGGCTGCAGATCACGGAGATCGACACTCCTCAGGGAGTCGGCCGAGCGCACATCGAGCGTGCGACGGATGCTCGCGGCACGGTTGTGGTGAGCCACGGTGCCGGCGGCGGGATCGAAGCGCCCGACCTGGTTGCGCTCCGTACCCTCGTTGCCGACGGTTGGAACTACGTCCGTGTCGAGCAACCCTGGCGGGTTGCCGGACGCAAGCTGGCGACGCCGCCCAGAACACTGGACGTGGCATGGGCGACGATCATCGCGGCGCTCACCGCGGGTCGCGGCAAGCTGCCCGGTCCGTTGGTCGTGGGCGGCCGGTCCGCCGGTGCCCGGGTCGCCTGTCGCACCGCGGTCGAGGTGGGTGCGGACGCCGTGCTGGCCCTGTCGTTCCCGCTGAGCGGGGCCGGCAAGTCCGACCGGGGCCGCGCGTGCGAGGTGCGTGGCGTGCTGGATGCCGGGCTGCCGATCGCGGTGGTGCAGGGAGCAACCGACCCGTTCGGCCGTCCGGACGATTTCCACGACGAGTTCGGTGACGCGCTGCCGGTCTTCGCGTGCAAGGGGGCGCACGGCTTCAGCAAGCAGCCCGACGACGTCGTGGCTGCGGTGCGGGACTGGCTCGGCACACTCGCCCGTTGA
- a CDS encoding SOS response-associated peptidase, whose product MCGRYAASFSPDDIADEFDVDEDRTDEHARSVLVNPQQPPAGAPDWNMAPTKQSTVVLTRVPKDDPDNAPVRQLRLLTWGLVPSWSRDTKVGLRMINARSETLLDKGAFAKAAVDRRCLVPADGWYEWQVSQTATDAKGKPRKQPFFIRRGDGEHCAFAGVYEFWRDKSKDADDPDAWLTTFSIITTAAEAGLDRIHDRQPLVLDREVWQHWLDPDTKDPDEVRALLESPPPGRFEAWPVSSAVGSGRNNGEQLTLPIGRDELRGVTDPTTGEIIGA is encoded by the coding sequence ATGTGTGGGCGATACGCAGCCAGCTTCAGCCCGGACGACATCGCCGACGAGTTCGATGTCGACGAGGACCGCACCGATGAGCACGCTCGATCGGTGTTGGTGAACCCACAGCAACCGCCGGCCGGTGCGCCCGACTGGAACATGGCTCCGACCAAGCAGTCGACCGTCGTGCTGACGCGTGTTCCGAAAGACGATCCCGACAACGCACCGGTCCGTCAGCTGCGCCTGCTGACGTGGGGTCTGGTGCCGTCGTGGTCCAGGGACACCAAGGTCGGTCTGCGAATGATCAACGCTCGATCCGAGACCTTGCTCGACAAGGGCGCATTCGCGAAGGCCGCGGTCGATCGGCGGTGCCTGGTTCCGGCTGACGGTTGGTATGAGTGGCAGGTCAGTCAGACCGCGACCGACGCGAAGGGCAAGCCGCGCAAGCAGCCGTTCTTCATCCGTCGTGGCGACGGCGAGCACTGTGCGTTCGCGGGTGTCTATGAGTTCTGGCGCGACAAGAGCAAGGACGCGGACGACCCGGACGCGTGGCTCACGACGTTCTCGATCATCACCACCGCGGCCGAGGCCGGCCTCGACCGCATCCACGACCGTCAGCCGCTGGTGCTCGACCGCGAGGTGTGGCAGCACTGGCTCGACCCGGACACCAAGGACCCGGACGAGGTGCGCGCGCTGCTCGAATCGCCTCCGCCGGGCCGTTTCGAGGCGTGGCCGGTCTCGTCCGCAGTCGGTTCCGGACGCAACAACGGCGAGCAGTTGACCCTGCCGATCGGCCGGGACGAGCTTCGGGGAGTCACCGACCCGACCACCGGCGAGATCATCGGGGCGTAG